One window of the Natronomonas marina genome contains the following:
- a CDS encoding RNA-guided endonuclease InsQ/TnpB family protein, which translates to MEVRRTVPVTLDVDSDDAALLEDTVDTFLWCAQYVVDHAFQGEYVTTSKTTLNDETYDDVREATNGFNGGLVQAARNKAAEACKSVVERWKQRKKASKPRMTSPHVVYDHRTATFYDDYVSLATTDGRIEADYVLPDEDSDTPHSEYLFSDEYETTGAELHRKHGEWQLHIHCKTDVEADTPGQATTTHGTVLGVDLGVNNLAVTSTGTFWTGDEFDHWRREYEKRRGDLQACGTRWAHENMQAVGRKEEGRFKMTLHRISNELVAEARDHECSVIAFEDLTDIRERTGASWGHEWAFRRLYEYVEYKAAEYGIGVEQVDPENTSRRCSHCGFTHPDNRESESFDCQKCGYENHADYNAAKNIGLRYLRRNQTGGGEGAPLGVRLNSGTLNVNGDYESPAEVSAGTGVHAEESHRFSGG; encoded by the coding sequence ATGGAAGTGCGGCGTACTGTTCCCGTCACGCTTGACGTGGATAGTGACGATGCCGCGCTTCTCGAAGACACCGTAGACACGTTTCTCTGGTGCGCTCAATACGTCGTCGACCACGCCTTCCAAGGCGAGTACGTCACCACCAGCAAGACCACGCTGAACGACGAGACCTACGATGATGTGCGAGAAGCGACAAATGGCTTCAACGGAGGCCTTGTCCAAGCCGCCCGAAATAAAGCCGCTGAAGCCTGTAAGAGCGTGGTTGAGCGGTGGAAACAGAGAAAGAAGGCGTCGAAGCCGCGCATGACCTCGCCACACGTCGTCTACGACCACCGTACCGCCACGTTCTACGACGACTACGTGTCCCTCGCCACCACAGACGGTCGTATCGAAGCCGACTATGTGCTACCAGACGAAGACAGTGACACGCCCCATAGCGAATACCTGTTCTCCGACGAGTACGAGACGACCGGGGCGGAGTTACACCGCAAGCACGGCGAGTGGCAACTTCACATCCACTGCAAGACGGACGTGGAGGCTGACACGCCGGGACAGGCAACGACCACGCACGGGACGGTGCTTGGCGTTGACCTCGGCGTGAATAATCTCGCCGTCACCAGTACCGGCACGTTCTGGACGGGTGACGAGTTCGACCACTGGCGGCGAGAGTACGAGAAGCGTCGTGGGGACCTGCAAGCGTGCGGAACACGGTGGGCACACGAGAATATGCAGGCAGTCGGACGCAAAGAAGAAGGCCGGTTCAAAATGACGCTTCACCGAATATCAAACGAGTTAGTCGCTGAAGCCCGCGACCACGAGTGTTCAGTGATCGCGTTTGAAGATTTGACGGACATTCGTGAGCGTACTGGTGCGTCGTGGGGCCACGAGTGGGCGTTCCGCCGCCTCTACGAATACGTCGAGTACAAAGCCGCAGAGTACGGCATCGGCGTAGAACAGGTTGACCCCGAGAACACCTCGCGGCGGTGTTCACACTGTGGGTTCACCCATCCGGACAACCGCGAGAGTGAATCATTCGACTGCCAGAAGTGTGGCTACGAAAACCACGCCGATTACAACGCCGCGAAGAACATCGGTCTGCGGTATCTTCGTCGCAACCAAACTGGGGGCGGCGAAGGCGCACCCTTGGGCGTGCGCTTGAACAGCGGGACGCTGAACGTGAACGGTGACTATGAATCACCTGCCGAGGTTTCGGCCGGAACGGGAGTCCATGCTGAAGAATCCCACCGCTTTAGCGGTGGGTAG
- a CDS encoding DUF5813 family protein, with translation MTDTPPERAVRAFDAHDAFERDGEWFAVTTTTFDGRVTAEATDEWALYYTLEVRAPTLAAATADEVGPAVESGWFDTYERRLEDATMAVREDVELDEQRVFEEAGDAVAVFGFEWGNADRAPDIAKAIAEFVEGTYVEGVVPGYEYEPPVSELLSRARQSGGEGGERGPMPL, from the coding sequence ATGACCGACACGCCCCCCGAGCGGGCCGTCCGGGCCTTCGACGCCCACGACGCCTTCGAGCGCGACGGCGAGTGGTTCGCGGTGACGACGACGACCTTCGACGGCCGGGTGACCGCCGAGGCGACCGACGAGTGGGCGCTGTACTACACGCTGGAGGTGCGCGCGCCGACGCTCGCTGCGGCCACGGCCGACGAGGTGGGACCCGCCGTCGAGTCGGGGTGGTTCGACACCTACGAGCGCCGCCTGGAGGACGCGACGATGGCCGTCCGCGAGGACGTCGAACTCGACGAACAGCGGGTCTTCGAGGAGGCCGGCGACGCCGTCGCCGTCTTCGGCTTCGAGTGGGGCAACGCCGACCGCGCGCCCGACATCGCCAAGGCCATCGCCGAGTTCGTCGAGGGGACCTACGTGGAGGGCGTCGTCCCCGGCTACGAGTACGAACCGCCGGTCTCGGAGTTGCTCTCGCGGGCCCGCCAGTCCGGCGGCGAGGGCGGGGAGCGCGGCCCGATGCCACTTTGA
- a CDS encoding DUF7529 family protein, with protein sequence MSFEQDNDDDRKGMTPTSDAEREAWELTHEDMEAIAAERREEGWEVTTATALHTNPVGRNTGEDPERFGIEYIVADNHADDLRAAYERADGEFPEFVVYRREVGPSVFIVVELMDPDTETEIVVAGHYDGRRAGGLANAAIETGEMYSYAKTLDGTELGSFYHEEYEPFFPDVEAADGDDPA encoded by the coding sequence ATGAGCTTCGAACAGGACAACGACGACGACAGGAAGGGCATGACGCCCACCTCGGACGCCGAACGGGAGGCCTGGGAACTGACCCACGAGGACATGGAAGCCATCGCGGCCGAGCGCCGCGAGGAGGGCTGGGAAGTCACGACCGCGACGGCGCTGCACACGAACCCCGTGGGCCGCAACACGGGCGAGGACCCCGAGCGGTTCGGCATCGAGTACATCGTCGCCGACAACCACGCCGACGACCTCCGGGCCGCCTACGAGCGGGCCGACGGGGAGTTCCCGGAGTTCGTCGTCTACCGTCGGGAGGTCGGTCCCTCCGTCTTCATCGTCGTCGAACTGATGGACCCCGACACGGAGACGGAGATCGTCGTCGCCGGACACTACGACGGCCGCCGCGCCGGCGGTCTCGCCAACGCGGCCATCGAGACCGGCGAGATGTACAGCTACGCGAAGACGCTCGACGGCACGGAACTCGGCTCGTTCTACCACGAGGAGTACGAACCCTTCTTCCCCGACGTTGAGGCCGCCGACGGCGACGACCCCGCCTGA
- a CDS encoding DUF7555 family protein: MESIRTRVRTAALVCLDTGSYVAVVAAATTVLAFLFGIVTGGGFVRAKALLFVAGFGLMAYSTARLWPTSPEDTDGGRMQGVTAENGRSIPAPHQQTRFEEMARRLPPARWARLPPADRRLTPAGKLFWSSLAVLVVSYLMESVFGIV, translated from the coding sequence ATGGAATCGATTCGGACCCGGGTCAGAACCGCCGCGCTGGTCTGTCTGGACACCGGCTCCTACGTGGCCGTCGTGGCCGCCGCGACGACGGTGCTCGCCTTCCTGTTCGGCATCGTGACCGGCGGCGGGTTCGTTCGCGCGAAGGCGCTTCTGTTCGTCGCGGGGTTCGGCCTGATGGCGTACTCGACGGCCCGGCTGTGGCCGACCTCGCCCGAGGACACCGACGGAGGCCGCATGCAGGGCGTCACCGCCGAGAACGGCCGGTCCATCCCTGCCCCCCACCAGCAGACCCGGTTCGAGGAGATGGCGCGCCGGCTGCCGCCGGCGCGGTGGGCGCGACTCCCGCCGGCCGACCGCCGGCTGACGCCGGCCGGCAAGCTGTTCTGGAGCAGCCTGGCCGTCCTCGTGGTGTCGTACCTGATGGAGAGCGTCTTCGGAATCGTGTAG
- a CDS encoding ABC transporter ATP-binding protein — protein sequence MSSETQATGRVESADEEDVMVRVRNLRTYYENDSLFGDPPVKAVDGVSFDIRRGETLGLVGESGCGKSTLGRTLVQLESATGGEIEFDGRDVTSLSGKQLQRWRRNAQMVFQDPDSSLNDRMTVGEIIREPLDVHDWKTPKERRQRVRELLDTVGLQREHYYRYPHQFSGGQRQRIGIARTLTLEPEFIVLDEPVSALDVSVQAEVINLLEDLQNEFGLTYLFIAHDLSVVRHICDRVAVMYLGHIMEVGPTEELFTDPSNPYTHALLSAIPEADPTAEKDRITLHGTPPNPRYPPEGCPFSTRCPARIRPEKYDDLDDELWSQLNTLREALRERDRAERTIKERFGELLGRDPRFGTIDEVYDELFGDLEVPEEVQSVLDEIADHVRNKDESSALALIKEEFGGVCEESAPEYHTVSDSGRQSFCHRHTEEYRSPEQTLEDRHH from the coding sequence ATGAGTTCGGAAACACAGGCGACCGGACGGGTCGAATCGGCCGACGAGGAGGACGTGATGGTCCGGGTCCGCAACCTGCGGACCTACTACGAGAACGACTCGCTGTTCGGCGATCCGCCGGTCAAGGCGGTCGACGGCGTCTCCTTCGACATCCGTCGCGGCGAGACGCTCGGGCTGGTCGGCGAGTCGGGTTGCGGGAAGAGCACGCTCGGCCGGACGCTGGTCCAGCTTGAGTCGGCCACCGGCGGCGAGATCGAGTTCGACGGCCGGGACGTCACATCCCTGTCGGGCAAACAGCTCCAGCGGTGGCGGCGGAACGCACAGATGGTGTTCCAGGACCCCGACTCCAGCCTCAACGACCGAATGACCGTGGGGGAGATCATCCGCGAACCGCTGGATGTCCACGACTGGAAGACCCCGAAGGAGCGCCGCCAGCGCGTCCGGGAACTGCTCGATACGGTCGGGCTCCAGCGGGAACACTACTACCGGTACCCCCACCAGTTCTCCGGCGGCCAGCGCCAGCGAATCGGCATCGCACGGACGCTGACGCTCGAACCGGAGTTCATCGTGCTCGACGAACCGGTCTCGGCGCTGGACGTCTCCGTGCAGGCGGAGGTCATCAACCTCCTGGAGGACCTCCAGAACGAGTTCGGCCTCACCTACCTCTTTATCGCCCACGACCTGAGCGTCGTCAGGCACATCTGTGACCGCGTCGCGGTGATGTACCTCGGTCACATCATGGAGGTCGGCCCGACCGAGGAGCTGTTCACGGACCCGTCGAACCCCTACACGCACGCGCTCCTGTCGGCCATCCCCGAGGCGGACCCGACCGCCGAGAAGGACCGGATAACGCTGCACGGCACGCCGCCCAATCCGCGCTATCCGCCCGAAGGCTGTCCGTTCAGCACCCGGTGTCCGGCCCGCATCCGCCCCGAAAAGTACGACGACCTCGACGACGAGCTGTGGAGTCAGCTCAACACGCTCCGGGAGGCGCTCCGCGAGCGTGACCGCGCCGAACGGACCATCAAGGAGCGCTTCGGCGAGCTACTCGGGCGGGACCCCCGGTTCGGGACCATCGACGAGGTGTACGACGAACTGTTCGGCGACCTCGAGGTGCCCGAGGAGGTCCAGTCGGTCCTCGACGAGATCGCCGACCACGTCCGGAACAAGGACGAATCCAGCGCGCTCGCGCTGATCAAAGAGGAGTTCGGCGGGGTCTGTGAGGAGTCTGCCCCCGAGTACCACACCGTCAGCGACTCCGGCCGACAGAGCTTCTGTCACCGCCACACCGAGGAGTACCGCTCGCCCGAGCAGACGCTCGAGGACCGACACCACTGA
- a CDS encoding ABC transporter ATP-binding protein, translated as MAVETTVERTAEETDAIVTVRNLQTAFFTQKETIRAVDGISFDLTPGDTVGIVGESGSGKSVTARSLMGLIESPGRVLQGSSIRYRDVETVREFADRFPKRTVDVASLPDRDPEELFADSSVDATPSDFGYDEAGEASVVDFAAAGYTDAIDGVDANDCVFVTDGDPASPADIQDGFVEISRLEGKAQRAMRGGKIAMVFQDPLTSLNPVYTVGNQIKEALDLHQDISGQEATREAINLLEAVGIPDARRRVREYPHQFSGGMRQRAVIAMALACEPEVLICDEPTTALDVTIQAQILDLLADLQADRDLSIMFITHDMGVIAEVTDRVNVMYAGEIVERADAESLFGTPKHPYTQGLLRSIPGSQSGERLETIPGNVPTPNEPATDCRFAPRCPKAFEECEQVHPTHVPVDADAEGHTAACLLYPEGMPTDEAVRHHIEKQSGGESR; from the coding sequence ATGGCGGTCGAGACGACCGTCGAGCGGACGGCCGAAGAGACCGACGCCATCGTGACCGTCCGGAACCTCCAGACGGCCTTCTTCACCCAGAAGGAGACCATCCGGGCGGTCGACGGCATCTCCTTCGACCTCACGCCCGGCGATACGGTCGGCATCGTCGGCGAGAGCGGGTCCGGCAAGAGCGTCACGGCCCGCTCGCTGATGGGGCTCATCGAGTCGCCGGGGCGGGTCCTCCAGGGGTCGAGCATCCGCTACCGCGACGTCGAGACGGTCCGGGAGTTCGCCGACCGCTTCCCCAAGCGGACCGTCGACGTCGCCTCGCTGCCCGACCGGGACCCGGAGGAACTGTTCGCGGATTCGTCGGTCGACGCCACGCCCTCGGACTTCGGCTACGACGAGGCGGGCGAGGCCTCCGTCGTCGACTTCGCCGCGGCGGGCTACACCGACGCAATCGACGGCGTCGACGCCAACGACTGCGTCTTCGTCACCGACGGGGACCCGGCGTCGCCGGCCGACATCCAGGACGGCTTCGTCGAGATCTCGCGGCTGGAGGGCAAGGCCCAGCGCGCGATGCGGGGCGGCAAGATAGCGATGGTGTTTCAGGACCCGCTGACGAGCCTCAATCCCGTCTACACCGTCGGCAACCAGATCAAGGAGGCGCTGGACCTCCACCAGGACATCAGCGGCCAGGAGGCGACCCGGGAGGCGATCAACCTGCTGGAAGCGGTCGGCATCCCGGACGCCCGCCGTCGGGTCAGGGAGTATCCCCACCAGTTCTCCGGCGGGATGCGCCAGCGGGCCGTCATCGCGATGGCGCTGGCCTGCGAGCCCGAGGTGCTCATCTGCGACGAGCCGACGACGGCGCTGGACGTGACCATCCAGGCGCAGATCCTCGACCTGCTGGCGGACTTACAGGCCGACCGGGACCTCTCGATCATGTTCATCACCCACGACATGGGGGTCATCGCGGAGGTCACCGACCGTGTGAACGTCATGTACGCGGGCGAGATCGTCGAGCGGGCCGACGCCGAGTCGCTGTTCGGCACCCCGAAACACCCCTACACGCAGGGGCTGCTCCGGTCGATACCCGGCAGCCAGTCCGGTGAGCGCCTCGAGACGATTCCGGGCAACGTGCCGACGCCGAACGAACCGGCCACGGACTGCCGGTTCGCGCCGCGGTGTCCGAAGGCCTTCGAGGAGTGCGAGCAGGTCCACCCGACCCACGTCCCCGTCGACGCCGACGCCGAGGGGCACACGGCGGCCTGCCTGCTGTACCCCGAGGGGATGCCGACCGACGAGGCGGTCAGACACCACATCGAGAAGCAGTCCGGCGGTGAATCACGATGA
- a CDS encoding ABC transporter permease translates to MSTTNDTDDRPLRERIAENPRPALVWLAGALLLLAAELGRLAGALVKAGDAILFTVGGLSTVPSWVASNVGQTLGVIVGSVAYWIAILLMLFLAGVVVKWLFVPISLVGRLGIDRSAAQEEILERGIIAAVIGVFTALVVLTPFGAVFDAALGALAGLGDAVAQLPSVTSREVIPNQGYRDPNGSGWEGTFLGLSPAWAWALRVFVVYAYAFLVLAWVWKGYNVFRDHYREADWTPRDDTVNRFRGHYWGLFGFAIIFAFVVMALWAPALGPATAQENIYNPYEHEVQYVEDGEVKTTTHGVANINSRSQGGDQNVGPLSYDEYSRWAPLGTNQAGKDMATEVVYGARTSLFVALLAIGLGVIIALVLSLVTAYYKGLVDLLTILTSDTIISIPAFLLVLLLSVLFRKANHPIIDIYDGGLLLGLIFAGVYWPSLWRTIRGPSLQVAEEEWVDAAKSYGQSPFMTMRKHMAPYVGTYLMIYGSLLLGGIIISTAALSFLGLGIGRPTPEWGRIVSGGRSYISTSSWHISTIPGIMIVFVVMGFNALGDGIRDAIDPESDIGEGGEAAATGGGG, encoded by the coding sequence ATGAGCACGACCAACGACACGGACGACAGGCCGCTTCGAGAACGAATCGCTGAGAACCCGCGACCGGCGCTCGTGTGGCTGGCCGGCGCCCTGCTGTTGCTCGCCGCCGAACTCGGCCGTCTCGCCGGCGCGCTGGTGAAGGCGGGTGACGCCATCCTCTTCACCGTCGGTGGTCTCTCGACGGTGCCGAGCTGGGTCGCCAGCAACGTCGGGCAGACGCTCGGGGTCATCGTCGGCAGCGTCGCCTACTGGATCGCCATCCTCCTCATGCTGTTTCTCGCCGGGGTCGTCGTCAAGTGGCTATTCGTGCCGATATCGCTCGTCGGCCGGCTGGGAATCGACCGCAGCGCCGCCCAGGAGGAGATCCTCGAACGGGGAATCATCGCGGCGGTCATCGGGGTCTTCACCGCCCTGGTCGTGTTGACTCCATTCGGGGCGGTGTTCGACGCCGCGCTTGGCGCGCTGGCCGGTCTCGGGGACGCGGTCGCACAGTTGCCCTCGGTGACCAGCCGCGAGGTGATCCCCAACCAGGGGTACCGCGACCCCAACGGCAGCGGCTGGGAGGGCACGTTCCTCGGGCTGTCGCCGGCGTGGGCGTGGGCGCTCCGGGTGTTCGTCGTCTACGCCTACGCGTTCCTCGTTTTGGCGTGGGTCTGGAAGGGGTACAACGTCTTCCGGGACCACTACCGGGAGGCCGACTGGACGCCCCGCGACGACACCGTCAACCGATTCCGGGGCCACTACTGGGGACTCTTCGGTTTCGCCATCATCTTCGCGTTCGTCGTGATGGCGCTTTGGGCACCCGCCCTCGGTCCCGCGACGGCCCAGGAGAACATCTACAACCCCTACGAACACGAGGTCCAGTACGTCGAGGACGGCGAGGTCAAGACGACCACCCACGGAGTGGCAAACATCAACAGCCGCTCGCAGGGCGGCGACCAGAACGTCGGCCCGCTGAGCTACGACGAGTACAGCCGGTGGGCACCGCTCGGAACCAATCAGGCCGGCAAGGACATGGCGACGGAGGTGGTATACGGGGCTCGTACGTCGCTCTTCGTCGCCCTGCTCGCCATCGGGCTCGGGGTCATCATCGCGCTTGTGCTGTCGCTGGTGACGGCCTACTACAAGGGGCTCGTCGACCTCCTCACGATACTCACCAGCGACACCATCATCTCCATCCCGGCGTTCCTGCTCGTGTTGCTGTTATCGGTGCTGTTCAGGAAGGCGAACCACCCGATAATCGACATCTACGACGGTGGACTCCTGCTCGGACTCATCTTCGCGGGGGTGTACTGGCCGTCGCTGTGGCGCACGATACGCGGTCCCTCGTTACAGGTCGCCGAGGAGGAGTGGGTCGACGCCGCCAAGAGCTACGGCCAGAGCCCGTTCATGACGATGCGCAAGCACATGGCTCCCTACGTCGGCACGTACCTGATGATATACGGGTCGCTGCTGCTCGGCGGCATCATCATCTCGACGGCGGCGCTGTCGTTCCTGGGGCTGGGCATCGGCCGCCCGACCCCGGAGTGGGGCCGTATCGTCAGCGGCGGCCGGTCGTACATCTCGACGTCGTCGTGGCACATCTCGACCATCCCGGGCATCATGATCGTCTTCGTCGTCATGGGGTTCAACGCCCTCGGTGACGGCATCCGCGACGCCATCGACCCCGAGAGCGACATCGGTGAAGGTGGCGAGGCCGCGGCAACCGGTGGTGGTGGGTGA
- a CDS encoding ABC transporter permease yields the protein MSRWRYFFKRLLLSIPVLFLVMTLIFVILRMGPLDPVAAILGPDAGAASGNRIREQLGLNQPLWKQYVDYMWSLLTFDLGQSWVVQENRKVTTLLRIFGPRTLWLGFWAILLPLFVGIPLGFYGGLNPNSWGDYLASSGGIIWLAMPNFWLSIMLLMVLRRSDGGGLFGFDWYTFGPNTESIIGSPPLDFFVLTDWASLGVLSVPTGVNFDPTGLFVAIKVILPPAIVLGSASMATELRIGRTAILETINSNYVETAKAKGLPSRVIVWKHVFRNAMIPLLPVITTEAFLLIGGSVIVEVIFNINGIGALFFQAATQGDLPLAGALLFIFTLIIIGLNILQDLLYTILDPRVGYD from the coding sequence ATGAGTCGCTGGCGATACTTCTTCAAGCGGCTCCTGCTGTCGATTCCCGTCCTCTTTTTGGTGATGACGCTCATCTTCGTCATCCTCAGGATGGGGCCGCTGGACCCCGTCGCCGCGATACTCGGCCCGGACGCCGGCGCGGCGTCCGGCAACCGGATACGCGAGCAGCTCGGTCTGAACCAGCCCCTCTGGAAGCAGTACGTCGACTACATGTGGAGCCTGCTGACCTTCGACCTGGGACAGTCGTGGGTCGTTCAGGAGAACCGCAAGGTCACCACCCTCCTCCGCATCTTCGGCCCGCGGACCCTGTGGCTGGGCTTTTGGGCCATCCTGCTGCCGCTTTTCGTCGGCATCCCGCTCGGCTTCTACGGCGGGCTCAACCCCAACAGCTGGGGCGACTACCTCGCCTCCTCGGGCGGCATCATCTGGCTGGCGATGCCGAACTTCTGGCTGTCGATCATGCTTCTGATGGTGCTTCGGCGGAGCGACGGGGGCGGGCTCTTCGGGTTCGACTGGTACACGTTCGGCCCGAACACCGAGTCGATAATCGGGTCGCCGCCGCTGGACTTCTTCGTACTCACCGACTGGGCGAGCCTCGGCGTCCTCTCGGTCCCGACGGGGGTGAACTTCGACCCCACGGGGCTGTTCGTGGCCATCAAGGTGATACTCCCGCCGGCCATCGTGCTGGGGTCGGCGTCGATGGCGACGGAGCTCCGGATCGGCCGGACGGCCATCCTGGAGACTATCAACTCCAACTACGTCGAGACGGCCAAGGCCAAGGGACTGCCGAGCCGCGTCATAGTTTGGAAGCACGTCTTCCGGAACGCGATGATCCCGCTGCTTCCGGTCATCACCACCGAGGCGTTCCTGCTCATCGGGGGGTCGGTCATCGTCGAGGTCATCTTCAACATCAACGGCATCGGTGCGCTGTTCTTCCAGGCCGCGACCCAGGGTGACCTGCCGCTGGCGGGCGCGTTGCTCTTCATCTTCACCCTGATAATCATCGGCCTGAACATCCTGCAGGACCTGCTGTACACGATTCTGGACCCGCGCGTGGGGTACGACTGA